CTTCGGTTCGAACTGGTCGTCGAAAAGGGCCTGGTTCCGCCCGTAGATCTGCTGGCCCCCGGCCACGTAGAGGACTTCGCCGGTGATGTAGCTCGCAGCCGGCGAAGCGAGAAAGACGACGGCGTTGGCCACCTCCTCGCGCGTCCCGAAGCGCGGGATCGGCATGCCCTCGAAAAGGCGCGTGATCCGGGGGTCGTACGTTTCCCGGAACGCTTCGGTTTCGATGGGCCCCGGTGCCACGCAGTTGACCCGCACCTTCGGTCCCCACTCGTAGGCGAGCGTCCGCGAAAGCTCGAGCACCCCCGCACGTGCCGCCGCACTGTGGGCGATGCCGGGAAACCCCCGCCCGACGACGGCAATCACGTTCGTGATGCTCCCGCCCTCCCCCTCGAGCATCCAGCGGCCGAAGACCTGCGTCATGTTCCAGGTGCCCGTGAGGTTCGTCTCGACGACGGCATTCCAGCCCTTGGGCGTGAAGTCGCGCGCGCGCTGCGGGTACTGACCTCCCGCGTTGTTGACGAGCATGTGGATCGCGGGGAAAAGCTCGCGCGCCTTCTCCAGGAGGTTTTCGACGGCCGACCGGTCGCGGATGTTGACGTAGGCCACCTCGACGCGGCGCCCGGTGGACGTCCGGATCTCTTTCGCGGCCGCCTCGAGCACTTCCACCCGCCGGGCCGCGAGGAGGAGGTCCGCCCCCGCTTCCGCCAGCTTCTCCGCGATCACCCGCCCGAGACCGGTCCCGCCTCCCGTCACCAGGGCGACCTGCCCCTCGAGCAGGTCGGGAACGAAAACGCGTCGCGCTTGCCTTTCCACGCCCCGGCCCTCAGGACGACGGGCTCCCGTAGCCCTCGATTTTCGCGATCACCTGCAGCATGACCTCGTCGGCCCCGCCTCCGATGGAAAGAAGGCGCGAGTCTCGCCAGAAGCGGGAGATCGGGAACTCGTCCGTGTAGCCGTAGCCGCCGTGGAACTGAAGGCACCAGTCCGCCACTTTGCGGACGAGCCGGCCGGCGACGAGCTTGGCCATGGAAGTCTCCCGGGTGCTGTCGAGGCCTGCCACCACCATCCGCACGCAGTGGTAGTTGAGCTGGCGCGCCATCTCGATCTCGGTCTGGAGCTCGGCGAGTTTGAACTGGACGTACTGCTTGCTCGCGAGGGGCGAACCGAAAAGGACGCGCTGCTTCGCGTACTCCACGGTCCGGTCGAGCGCCGCCTGGGCGCTCGCCACGGCGCTCAGCG
This Candidatus Binatia bacterium DNA region includes the following protein-coding sequences:
- the atuB gene encoding citronellol catabolism dehydrogenase, with protein sequence MERQARRVFVPDLLEGQVALVTGGGTGLGRVIAEKLAEAGADLLLAARRVEVLEAAAKEIRTSTGRRVEVAYVNIRDRSAVENLLEKARELFPAIHMLVNNAGGQYPQRARDFTPKGWNAVVETNLTGTWNMTQVFGRWMLEGEGGSITNVIAVVGRGFPGIAHSAAARAGVLELSRTLAYEWGPKVRVNCVAPGPIETEAFRETYDPRITRLFEGMPIPRFGTREEVANAVVFLASPAASYITGEVLYVAGGQQIYGRNQALFDDQFEPKKFSAKDPGADSE